Proteins encoded within one genomic window of Pectobacterium araliae:
- the lon gene encoding endopeptidase La has translation MNPERSERIEIPVLPLRDVVVYPHMVIPLFVGREKSIRCLEAAMDHDKKIMLVAQKEASTDEPSINDLFSVGTVASILQMLKLPDGTVKVLVEGLQRARITTLSDSGEHFAAHAEYLDSPAIDEREQEVLMRTAINQFEGYIKLNKKIPPEVLTSLNSIDDAARLADTIAAHMPLKLADKQSVLEMFDITERLEYLMAMMESEIDLLQVEKRIRGRVKKQMEKSQREYYLNEQMKAIQKELGEMDDAPDEHEALKRKIEAAKMPKDAREKAEAELQKLKMMSPMSAEATVVRSYIDWMVQVPWNARSKVKKDLLKAQEMLDTDHYGLDRVKERILEYLAVQSRVSKIRGPILCLVGPPGVGKTSLGQSIAKATGRQYVRMALGGVRDEAEIRGHRRTYIGSMPGKLIQKMAKVGVKNPLFLLDEIDKMSSDMRGDPASALLEVLDPEQNVAFNDHYLEVDYDLSDVMFVATSNSMNIPAPLLDRMEVIRLSGYTEDEKLNIAKQHLLPKQIERNALKNGELSVEDSAIVGIIRYYTREAGVRSLEREISKLCRKAVKTLLMDKSTKHIQISGDNLKDFLGVQRFDYGRADDENRVGQVTGLAWTEVGGDLLTIETACVPGKGKLTYTGSLGEVMQESIQAALTVVRARAEKLGINADFYEKRDIHVHVPEGATPKDGPSAGIAMCTALVSCLTGNPVRADVAMTGEITLRGLVLPIGGLKEKLLAAHRGGIKTVLIPDDNKRDLEDIPQNVIADLEIHPVKRIEEVLALALLNAPSGIQVVSTPKARAKAKAK, from the coding sequence ATGAACCCTGAGCGTTCCGAACGCATAGAAATCCCCGTATTGCCCTTGCGCGATGTGGTGGTTTATCCGCACATGGTCATTCCGTTGTTTGTTGGTCGGGAGAAATCGATTCGGTGCCTTGAAGCCGCAATGGATCATGACAAGAAGATCATGCTGGTGGCACAGAAAGAAGCTTCAACGGATGAGCCAAGTATTAACGATCTTTTCTCGGTAGGGACGGTAGCCTCAATTCTTCAAATGCTGAAACTGCCCGATGGTACGGTAAAAGTGCTGGTTGAGGGGTTACAGCGTGCGCGTATTACGACGCTATCTGATAGCGGTGAGCACTTCGCTGCACACGCCGAATATCTTGATTCTCCGGCGATTGACGAGCGCGAGCAGGAAGTGCTTATGCGTACGGCGATCAATCAGTTTGAGGGATACATCAAACTGAATAAGAAGATCCCGCCGGAAGTGCTGACATCGCTGAACAGTATTGATGATGCTGCGCGTTTAGCGGATACCATTGCTGCGCACATGCCGCTGAAATTGGCCGATAAGCAGTCTGTACTTGAAATGTTCGATATTACTGAACGTTTGGAGTACCTGATGGCGATGATGGAATCTGAAATCGACCTGTTACAGGTAGAAAAACGAATCCGCGGCCGTGTTAAGAAGCAAATGGAAAAAAGCCAGCGTGAGTACTATCTGAATGAGCAAATGAAAGCTATTCAGAAAGAGCTGGGCGAGATGGATGACGCACCGGATGAACACGAAGCGTTAAAGCGTAAGATTGAAGCGGCAAAAATGCCGAAAGACGCGCGTGAAAAAGCCGAAGCTGAATTACAAAAACTGAAGATGATGTCGCCAATGTCTGCGGAAGCGACAGTGGTGCGTAGCTATATCGACTGGATGGTGCAGGTGCCATGGAATGCGCGCAGCAAAGTGAAGAAAGATTTGCTGAAAGCGCAGGAAATGCTGGATACCGACCATTATGGTCTGGATCGCGTCAAAGAACGCATCCTTGAATATCTCGCCGTACAGAGTCGTGTCAGCAAAATCAGAGGACCTATTCTGTGTCTGGTGGGGCCTCCTGGTGTGGGTAAAACGTCGCTCGGTCAGTCTATTGCCAAAGCGACCGGCCGCCAGTATGTGCGCATGGCGCTGGGTGGCGTGCGTGACGAAGCGGAGATCCGCGGGCATCGCCGTACTTATATCGGCTCCATGCCGGGCAAACTGATCCAGAAAATGGCGAAAGTCGGGGTGAAAAACCCGCTATTCCTGCTGGATGAGATCGACAAGATGTCTTCCGACATGCGTGGCGATCCTGCTTCTGCCTTGCTGGAAGTGCTCGATCCTGAGCAGAACGTGGCGTTTAACGATCACTATTTGGAAGTCGATTACGATCTGTCCGATGTGATGTTTGTTGCCACGTCTAACTCCATGAACATCCCAGCACCGTTGCTTGACCGTATGGAAGTTATTCGTCTTTCCGGCTATACCGAAGATGAAAAACTGAATATTGCCAAACAGCATCTGCTGCCGAAACAGATCGAACGTAACGCGCTGAAAAATGGCGAACTGTCGGTAGAAGACAGTGCGATTGTTGGCATTATCCGTTATTACACCCGTGAAGCGGGTGTGCGTAGCCTTGAGCGTGAAATCTCCAAGCTGTGCCGTAAAGCAGTAAAAACGCTGCTGATGGATAAATCGACTAAGCATATCCAGATTTCGGGCGATAACCTTAAGGATTTCCTTGGGGTACAGCGTTTTGACTATGGCCGTGCGGACGATGAAAATCGCGTAGGGCAGGTGACGGGGCTGGCCTGGACAGAAGTCGGTGGCGATCTATTGACGATTGAAACCGCCTGCGTTCCGGGCAAAGGTAAGTTGACTTATACCGGTTCGCTGGGTGAAGTCATGCAGGAGTCGATTCAAGCTGCGCTTACTGTGGTTCGTGCCAGAGCGGAAAAATTAGGCATCAATGCTGATTTTTATGAGAAACGTGATATCCACGTTCACGTTCCAGAAGGTGCGACGCCGAAAGATGGGCCAAGTGCGGGTATTGCTATGTGTACCGCGCTAGTTTCTTGTCTGACAGGAAATCCGGTGCGTGCTGATGTGGCAATGACGGGTGAAATTACTCTGCGTGGCTTGGTGCTTCCGATCGGTGGTCTGAAAGAGAAACTGCTGGCTGCACACCGTGGTGGAATCAAGACGGTATTGATCCCGGATGATAACAAACGCGATCTGGAAGATATTCCACAGAACGTGATTGCCGATCTGGAAATTCATCCGGTGAAACGTATCGAGGAAGTGTTGGCGTTAGCGTTGCTGAATGCGCCTTCTGGCATCCAGGTGGTCTCGACCCCTAAAGCCAGAGCCAAGGCCAAGGCAAAATAG
- the hupB gene encoding nucleoid-associated protein HU-beta, translated as MNKSQLIDKIAADADISKAAAGRVLDAIIGSVTESLKEGDDVALVGFGTFSVRERAARTGRNPQTGKEISIPAAKVPGFRAGKTLKDAVN; from the coding sequence GTGAACAAGTCACAATTGATCGACAAAATTGCCGCAGATGCTGATATTTCCAAAGCGGCAGCAGGGCGTGTGTTAGATGCAATTATTGGTTCCGTTACCGAATCCCTGAAAGAAGGGGATGATGTTGCTTTGGTTGGTTTTGGTACTTTCTCAGTGCGTGAACGTGCTGCTCGTACCGGCCGTAACCCGCAAACGGGTAAGGAAATCAGTATCCCTGCGGCAAAAGTACCAGGATTCCGTGCTGGTAAAACGCTGAAAGACGCCGTTAACTGA
- the ppiD gene encoding peptidylprolyl isomerase produces the protein MMDNLRTAANNVVLKIILALIIASFVLTGVGDYLIGGSGDYAAKVNGQEITRGQLEQAVQNERSRQQETLGENFSILASNDGYMQQLRKQALSQLIDETLLDQYANKLGLNISDEQIRQAIFDVPAFQTNNRFDNEKYLDQVRRLGVTPEMYAQMLRKQLTSQQLIRGFGNTAFLLPQEIDNLVKLAAQDRVVRVATIDVAAKAKTQTVADDEVLSYYDQNKGRFIAPEEFKVSYITLDAASIMDGVKVDDKAINDFYEQNKNDYSQPERKKFSVIQVKNEADATSVLEALKQGGDFATLAKEKSTDVISRRNGGDLGWMDESSMIDELKQAKLTEKGQVSTAIKSSVGYLIVRLDDVQPQLVKPLSEVSAEIAEKVKHEKAQDGYYALQQKVSEAASNDNESLASAEEAAGVKATQTDWFTREQVPAALNFQPVMQAIFSGALLGENGAAGNNSDVINVDGDRAFVLRITEHKPESTRPLDQVRTEIVDALKRQKAEQQARVDAEKILAELKQGKDDALKAAGLRFGEAKTLSSISQGDATAETIFAMPHPEKDKPSYAITQDQAGNVVLAALDSVTPHQLNDEQKTQFASQVQQGSLGALFDSLLSSLRSEAKIKMGNAAQEQQ, from the coding sequence ATGATGGACAATTTACGTACGGCCGCGAATAACGTCGTGCTCAAAATTATTCTTGCTTTGATCATCGCATCATTCGTTTTAACTGGCGTTGGTGATTATCTTATTGGTGGTTCAGGAGATTACGCTGCAAAGGTGAACGGGCAGGAAATTACCCGTGGACAGCTTGAGCAAGCGGTACAAAACGAACGCAGTCGTCAGCAGGAAACCCTGGGTGAGAATTTCTCTATCCTGGCGAGTAATGACGGTTACATGCAGCAATTGCGCAAGCAGGCACTCTCCCAACTCATTGATGAAACCTTGCTGGATCAGTATGCCAATAAGCTGGGATTGAACATCAGTGATGAGCAAATCAGACAGGCAATCTTTGACGTTCCTGCGTTTCAGACAAACAACCGTTTTGATAATGAAAAATATCTGGATCAGGTTCGCCGCCTTGGCGTAACGCCAGAGATGTATGCTCAAATGCTGCGTAAGCAATTGACTTCACAACAGTTGATTCGTGGTTTTGGCAACACCGCATTCCTGCTGCCGCAGGAGATTGATAACCTGGTGAAACTGGCTGCACAAGATCGCGTTGTTCGTGTGGCGACGATTGATGTCGCAGCCAAGGCGAAAACCCAGACGGTCGCTGATGATGAAGTCCTGAGTTATTACGATCAAAACAAAGGGCGTTTCATCGCACCAGAAGAATTTAAGGTCAGCTATATCACGCTGGATGCGGCAAGTATCATGGACGGTGTGAAAGTGGATGATAAAGCCATCAATGATTTCTACGAACAGAACAAGAACGACTATTCTCAACCCGAACGCAAGAAATTCAGCGTCATTCAGGTGAAGAATGAGGCCGATGCAACGTCTGTTCTGGAGGCGCTGAAGCAAGGTGGTGATTTCGCGACGCTGGCGAAAGAAAAATCAACGGACGTTATCTCGCGCCGCAACGGTGGCGATCTGGGATGGATGGACGAAAGCAGCATGATTGATGAGCTTAAGCAGGCAAAACTGACGGAGAAAGGTCAGGTTTCCACAGCGATTAAATCCTCTGTTGGCTATCTGATTGTGCGTCTGGATGATGTTCAACCGCAGCTGGTCAAACCGTTGAGTGAAGTGAGTGCTGAGATCGCTGAGAAAGTGAAGCATGAGAAAGCACAGGATGGCTACTATGCGTTGCAACAAAAAGTCAGCGAAGCGGCCAGCAATGACAACGAATCTCTGGCTTCAGCAGAAGAAGCGGCTGGTGTGAAAGCCACGCAGACCGACTGGTTTACGCGTGAGCAGGTTCCTGCCGCGCTGAACTTCCAACCGGTAATGCAGGCCATCTTTAGCGGTGCGCTGCTGGGTGAAAACGGTGCCGCGGGCAACAACTCCGATGTAATTAACGTTGACGGTGACCGTGCTTTCGTTCTGCGCATCACTGAGCATAAGCCTGAAAGCACTCGCCCTCTGGATCAGGTGCGTACCGAGATCGTAGACGCGCTGAAGCGTCAGAAGGCTGAACAGCAGGCTCGTGTGGACGCTGAAAAAATTCTGGCTGAGCTGAAGCAAGGTAAAGATGATGCACTGAAAGCCGCAGGATTGCGCTTTGGTGAGGCAAAAACGCTGTCATCTATCTCTCAGGGCGATGCAACGGCCGAGACCATTTTTGCTATGCCGCATCCAGAGAAAGATAAACCATCTTATGCGATTACTCAGGATCAGGCTGGTAATGTCGTATTGGCTGCGCTGGATAGCGTGACGCCGCATCAACTCAATGATGAGCAGAAAACACAGTTTGCCAGCCAGGTTCAGCAAGGCTCTTTGGGCGCGCTGTTTGATTCTCTGCTGTCCAGCTTACGTAGTGAAGCGAAAATCAAGATGGGCAATGCGGCGCAAGAACAGCAATAA
- a CDS encoding helix-hairpin-helix domain-containing protein — protein sequence MKKSGIKALCLIIGMSLSGLPLLGQAAPKSADSTATAVKSAPADQKAEKATLPDGDEDKVSINAASAEDLAEIMNGVGLKKAEAIVNYREQNGPFTQIDQLTEVPGIGAALVERNLSRLKL from the coding sequence ATGAAAAAATCAGGAATCAAAGCACTGTGCTTAATCATTGGGATGAGTTTGTCCGGGTTGCCGTTGCTGGGTCAGGCGGCACCTAAATCTGCCGACAGTACGGCGACAGCGGTGAAGTCTGCACCAGCAGATCAGAAAGCGGAAAAAGCAACGCTTCCTGATGGTGATGAGGATAAGGTAAGCATTAATGCAGCAAGCGCTGAGGATTTGGCTGAAATAATGAACGGTGTCGGCCTTAAAAAGGCGGAAGCGATCGTTAACTATCGTGAGCAAAATGGCCCTTTTACCCAGATCGATCAATTAACTGAAGTCCCGGGAATTGGAGCAGCGTTAGTTGAGCGTAATCTCTCTCGGTTAAAGCTGTAA
- a CDS encoding acyl-CoA thioesterase, whose protein sequence is MQTFITVRGYHIDVYQHVNNARYLEFLEEARWQWLETLPAFGWMQRNNIAFVVVNININYRKPAVLSDVLRIDSALRQLNTKSGVISQKITRVSDDSDVVDATLTFVCIDLLTQKALPLEGELLEHLDEIRH, encoded by the coding sequence ATGCAGACTTTCATTACCGTTCGTGGTTATCACATTGATGTTTATCAGCACGTTAATAACGCGCGCTATTTGGAGTTTCTGGAAGAGGCGCGTTGGCAGTGGCTGGAAACGTTGCCCGCGTTTGGCTGGATGCAGCGTAACAATATTGCTTTCGTGGTGGTGAACATCAATATCAACTATCGCAAACCTGCCGTTCTCAGCGACGTGCTGCGTATTGATAGTGCGCTGCGACAACTGAATACGAAAAGTGGGGTGATCAGTCAGAAGATAACCCGAGTGTCTGATGACAGTGACGTGGTGGATGCCACACTGACGTTTGTCTGCATTGATTTATTGACGCAAAAAGCGCTGCCGCTGGAGGGAGAACTGCTGGAACACCTGGACGAAATTCGTCATTAA
- the queC gene encoding 7-cyano-7-deazaguanine synthase QueC — protein sequence MKRAVVVFSGGQDSTTCLIQALQHYDDVHCITFDYGQRHRAEIDVARELSQKLGATAHKVLDVGLLNELATSSLTRDSIPVPEYDANAQGIPNTFVPGRNILFLTLASIYAYQVGAEAVITGVCETDFSGYPDCRDEFVKSLNQAIVLGIARDIRFETPLMWLNKAETWALAEYYQQLDTVRYHTLTCYNGIKGDGCGQCAACHLRANGLAQYQNNSATIMASLKQKVGLR from the coding sequence ATGAAGCGTGCTGTTGTCGTTTTTAGCGGTGGACAAGACTCCACAACGTGCCTGATCCAAGCTCTGCAACATTATGATGATGTCCACTGCATCACCTTCGACTATGGGCAACGCCACCGTGCGGAAATTGATGTCGCTCGGGAACTCAGCCAGAAATTGGGGGCAACAGCGCATAAAGTCCTGGACGTCGGCTTATTGAATGAGCTCGCCACCAGCAGCCTAACGCGTGATAGCATTCCAGTTCCTGAGTATGACGCCAATGCACAAGGCATCCCCAACACCTTCGTTCCGGGAAGAAACATTCTTTTCCTGACGTTAGCCTCAATCTACGCCTACCAGGTGGGTGCAGAAGCCGTCATTACCGGCGTATGCGAAACCGATTTCTCCGGCTACCCGGACTGTCGCGACGAATTCGTAAAATCACTGAATCAAGCGATTGTTTTAGGTATTGCCCGTGATATCCGTTTTGAAACCCCACTGATGTGGCTCAATAAGGCCGAAACCTGGGCACTGGCGGAATACTACCAGCAGCTCGATACCGTGCGTTATCACACGCTAACCTGCTATAACGGCATCAAAGGTGATGGATGTGGCCAGTGTGCCGCCTGCCATTTACGCGCAAACGGGCTCGCACAATACCAAAATAATTCCGCGACTATCATGGCCTCACTGAAGCAGAAAGTCGGGTTACGCTGA
- a CDS encoding PLP-dependent cysteine synthase family protein, with amino-acid sequence MTNTWVKNAISAIEADFQRSADTHLIRLTLPDYPGIYFYLKDESTHPSGSLKHRLARSLFLYGLCNGWIKEGTPIIEASSGSTAVSEAYFARLLGLPFIAVMPSCTAKRKIEQIAFYGGRCHFVEQAGQIYAASEQLAQEMNGHYMDQFTYAERATDWRGNNNIADSIYRQMAREPHPVPDYIVMSAGTGGTSATLGRYIRYQGLNTQLVVVDPENSVFYDCYQKRDRSLIGPCGSRIEGIGRPRAEPSFIPDVIDSMIKVPDAASIATLYWLESVLGRKAGASTGTNAWGMLQLAKAMVSRGQKGAIVTLLCDSGERYLDTYYNSSWVEKNIGDISPYLNALNTPEMLPMMPELSPV; translated from the coding sequence ATGACCAATACCTGGGTTAAAAATGCCATCAGCGCTATCGAAGCAGATTTTCAGCGTTCGGCTGATACGCATCTCATCCGTCTGACCCTGCCGGATTATCCCGGTATCTATTTTTACCTCAAAGATGAAAGCACGCATCCCAGCGGTAGCCTGAAGCATCGGTTAGCTCGTTCTTTGTTTCTCTACGGGCTGTGCAACGGTTGGATTAAAGAAGGCACACCAATTATCGAAGCATCATCCGGCAGCACAGCCGTGTCAGAAGCGTATTTTGCACGCTTGCTCGGCCTGCCGTTTATCGCCGTCATGCCCTCCTGCACAGCAAAAAGAAAAATTGAGCAAATCGCTTTCTATGGTGGTCGCTGCCATTTTGTTGAACAGGCGGGACAAATCTATGCCGCATCTGAACAGTTAGCGCAAGAGATGAACGGCCATTATATGGATCAGTTCACCTATGCAGAACGCGCCACCGACTGGCGTGGCAATAACAATATCGCTGACAGCATTTACCGACAAATGGCACGTGAACCGCATCCCGTACCGGACTACATCGTGATGAGCGCAGGAACTGGCGGCACGTCGGCAACGCTCGGACGCTACATTCGTTATCAGGGATTGAATACGCAATTGGTCGTTGTCGATCCAGAAAACTCCGTCTTCTACGACTGCTACCAGAAACGGGATCGTTCCCTCATCGGCCCCTGCGGTAGTCGAATAGAAGGTATCGGCCGCCCGCGTGCCGAGCCTTCTTTCATTCCAGACGTTATTGATAGCATGATTAAAGTACCGGACGCTGCCAGCATCGCAACATTGTACTGGCTGGAAAGCGTATTAGGCCGCAAAGCGGGAGCCTCTACTGGCACCAACGCCTGGGGAATGCTGCAACTGGCCAAAGCAATGGTGAGTCGGGGTCAAAAAGGCGCGATTGTAACCTTGCTATGCGACAGCGGTGAACGCTATCTGGATACCTACTACAACAGCAGTTGGGTAGAAAAAAATATCGGCGACATAAGCCCCTACCTTAATGCTCTGAACACCCCAGAAATGTTACCTATGATGCCGGAACTCAGCCCGGTGTAA
- a CDS encoding Lrp/AsnC family transcriptional regulator, protein MLDKIDRTLLNMLQQDCTLSLQTLAEAVNLTSTPCWKRLKRLEEDGIIRARVALLDNERLGLGLTAFVLLKTQQHNRDWYQTFTRVVSDMPEVLAFYRMAGEYDYLMQVQVADMKSYDDFYKRLVNGIPGLVDVTSSFAMERIKHTTALPLSL, encoded by the coding sequence ATGTTGGATAAAATTGATCGCACATTGCTGAATATGCTGCAACAGGATTGCACGCTCTCGCTACAGACGCTGGCCGAAGCGGTCAATTTGACATCCACACCGTGCTGGAAACGTCTGAAGCGTTTGGAAGAAGACGGGATCATCAGAGCGCGGGTGGCGCTGTTGGATAATGAACGTCTGGGACTAGGGCTGACGGCGTTTGTCTTATTGAAGACGCAGCAGCACAATCGTGACTGGTATCAAACCTTCACCCGCGTGGTGTCAGACATGCCGGAGGTGCTGGCTTTCTATCGCATGGCTGGTGAGTACGACTACCTGATGCAGGTTCAGGTCGCTGATATGAAAAGCTATGATGATTTCTATAAGCGGTTGGTGAATGGTATTCCCGGGCTGGTCGATGTAACATCTAGCTTTGCTATGGAACGAATCAAACATACCACGGCATTGCCCTTATCCCTGTGA
- a CDS encoding SmdA family multidrug ABC transporter permease/ATP-binding protein, with the protein MRLFAQLSWYFRREWRRYLGAVALLIVIAILQLLPPKLVGVIVDGVTQRGMSMAEMMQWIGVMLLTAVMVYLLRYVWRVFLFGASYQLAVELRQDFYRQLSHQHPAFYQRHRTGDLMARATNDVDRVVFAAGEGVLTLVDSMVMGCAVLVVMCTQISWELTLLALLPMPIMALFIKRYGTQLHNRFKSAQAAFSSLNDQAQESLTSIRMIKAFGLENYQSARFAQVAADAGAKNMHVARVDARFDPTIYIAVGLSNLLAIGGGSWMVIKGSLTLGLLTSFVMYLGLMIWPMLALAWMFNIVERGSAAYGRIRQLLAEEAVVKDGEESLPAGRGVLTVNIAAFRYPDNTRDALKNIQFTLAPGSMLGLCGPTGSGKSTLLALILRHFDSQSGEIRYHDRPLSAIRLDELRSRFAVVGQMPFLFSDSVAQNIALGRPDATQQQIEQAARLASVHDDILRLPQGYLTEVGERGVMLSGGQKQRIAIARALLLDAEILVLDDALSAVDGRTEHQILQNLKTWGEKRTLIISAHRLSALTEANEIVVLQQGQTVQRGTHRALAAEPGWYRDMYRYQQLEAALDDVPQLEGSKNE; encoded by the coding sequence GTGAGACTGTTTGCTCAACTGAGTTGGTATTTTCGCCGTGAATGGCGGCGCTATCTGGGCGCTGTTGCGCTGTTGATTGTGATTGCCATTCTGCAATTATTGCCCCCTAAACTGGTTGGCGTGATTGTCGATGGTGTGACGCAACGTGGCATGTCGATGGCCGAAATGATGCAGTGGATTGGTGTGATGCTACTGACCGCCGTCATGGTCTATCTGCTGCGCTATGTGTGGCGTGTATTCCTGTTTGGGGCGTCATACCAGTTGGCGGTCGAGTTACGACAAGACTTTTACCGCCAGTTAAGCCACCAGCATCCTGCATTTTATCAACGCCATCGTACTGGCGATCTCATGGCGCGTGCGACTAACGATGTCGATCGCGTGGTCTTTGCTGCCGGAGAAGGCGTGCTGACGCTGGTCGATTCGATGGTGATGGGCTGTGCTGTGCTGGTGGTCATGTGTACTCAGATCAGTTGGGAGCTCACTTTACTGGCACTGCTCCCGATGCCCATCATGGCACTTTTCATCAAACGTTACGGCACCCAACTGCATAACCGTTTTAAATCCGCACAGGCGGCGTTTTCTTCGCTTAACGATCAGGCGCAGGAAAGCTTGACCAGCATTCGAATGATTAAAGCCTTTGGGTTGGAAAATTATCAATCTGCGCGTTTTGCGCAGGTTGCTGCGGATGCTGGTGCTAAAAATATGCACGTCGCTCGCGTCGATGCCCGCTTCGATCCCACGATTTATATTGCTGTCGGGCTATCGAATTTGCTGGCGATTGGCGGTGGCAGTTGGATGGTGATCAAGGGTTCGCTGACACTCGGTTTGTTGACCAGTTTTGTCATGTATCTGGGATTGATGATATGGCCGATGCTGGCGCTGGCCTGGATGTTTAATATTGTTGAGCGCGGCAGTGCGGCATATGGACGTATTCGGCAGTTACTCGCTGAAGAAGCGGTGGTGAAAGACGGTGAGGAATCATTGCCTGCCGGGCGGGGCGTGTTAACGGTGAATATCGCCGCGTTTCGCTATCCCGATAATACCCGTGATGCTTTAAAAAATATTCAATTTACCTTGGCGCCGGGTAGTATGTTGGGGCTATGCGGACCGACAGGATCGGGAAAAAGTACGCTGCTAGCTCTGATCTTGCGTCATTTCGATAGCCAATCGGGAGAGATTCGTTATCACGATCGTCCATTGAGCGCCATTCGGTTGGATGAACTACGGAGCCGTTTTGCCGTTGTCGGACAAATGCCTTTTTTGTTCTCGGATTCGGTGGCACAAAATATTGCACTGGGTCGCCCTGACGCTACCCAACAGCAGATTGAACAGGCAGCACGGCTTGCGAGTGTTCATGATGATATTTTGCGTTTGCCTCAGGGTTACCTGACAGAGGTTGGTGAGCGCGGCGTGATGCTGTCTGGCGGTCAAAAACAGCGGATCGCGATAGCCCGAGCGCTACTACTGGATGCTGAAATTCTGGTGCTGGACGATGCGCTGTCAGCGGTTGATGGGCGAACGGAGCACCAGATTTTGCAGAATCTCAAAACATGGGGCGAAAAGCGGACGCTGATCATCAGTGCACACCGCCTGTCAGCCCTAACCGAGGCCAATGAAATTGTGGTGCTGCAACAGGGGCAAACCGTGCAGCGTGGCACGCACCGAGCGCTGGCGGCAGAACCTGGCTGGTATCGGGATATGTATCGTTATCAACAGCTGGAGGCGGCGCTGGATGATGTGCCGCAGTTGGAAGGATCGAAAAATGAATAG